One genomic segment of Stigmatopora argus isolate UIUO_Sarg chromosome 1, RoL_Sarg_1.0, whole genome shotgun sequence includes these proteins:
- the LOC144086972 gene encoding uncharacterized protein LOC144086972 — translation MHACCVRGCSNSSSSGAKVKFYRLPTSYRPFQAERRRLWLRALQRVAAVVVDEGEDDDQDQDQDEGEELWQNARICSAHFLSGRVSMDPQDVDFVPSVFPTSEELENGEKSDTRGRKRHRTDEGRREEASDGDREPGSSPHSPETAQDSKAEERTSGSPEDGVPPSTPTEPVPLWASSKMAKISPVVVLWQMSALPSATPSGGEPQEPASPRPVPPPAFPCNMCERRFADAHLLKRHKLLHIKDDRKCARCGALFCRVHRRAPAGADPRRSARVRPPTDSDYVPDEARQRVRRPFAPVPVPEPGYVLEPGEVVERVEDFETSWNFIPLLASSVLAAAPEPWPERGGPGPRPRLPPALRAFSPLYLTSAFLRVERNYRYLLSKAAKVPGSSEKEAEESLPVEPPPLSPPAAAKRAAAFDLEIAI, via the exons atgcACGCTTGTTGCGTGCGGGGCTGTTCGAACAGCAGCAGCTCCGGCGCTAAAGTCAAATTTTACCGACTGCCGACGTCGTACCGGCCCTTCCAAGCCGAACGACGGCGTTTGTGGCTGCGGGCTCTCCAAAGagtcgccgccgtcgtcgtggACGAGGGCGAGGACGACGACCAGGACCAGGACCAGGACGAGGGCGAGGAGTTGTGGCAAAATGCTCGTATTTGCAGCGCTCATTTCCTCTCGG GACGAGTGTCCATGGATCCCCAAGACGTGGACTTTGTGCCTTCCGTCTTCCCCACGTCGGAGGAGTTGGAGAACGGCGAGAAGAGCGACACGAG GGGACGAAAACGCCACAGAACGGACGAAGGGCGGCGGGAGGAGGCGTCCGACGGGGACCGGGAACCCGGATCAAGTCCGCATTCGCCGGAGACCGCCCAAGACTCCAAG GCGGAAGAAAGAACGAGCGGTAGCCCGGAGGACGGCGTCCCCCCATCGACCCCCACGGAGCCCGTGCCCCTGTGGGCGTCGTCCAAAATGGCCAAGATCAGCCCGGTGGTCGTCCTCTGGCAAATGTCGGCGCTCCCGTCCGCCACCCCGAGCGGAGGAGAACCCCAAGAGCCCGCCTCCCCGCGACCGGTCCCGCCCCCGGCCTTCCCGTGCAACATGTGCGAGCGACGTTTTGCCGACGCCCACCTCCTCAAGCGCCACAAACTGCTCCACATCAAAGACGACAGAAAGTGCGCCAGGTGTGGCGCCCTCTTCTGTCGTGTCCACAGACGCGCGCCGGCCGGCGCGGATCCACGACGCTCGGCCCGGGTCCGTCCCCCCACCGACTCGGACTACGTGCCGGATGAGGCACGCCAGCGGGTCAGGCGCCCCTTCGCGCCCGTGCCCGTTCCCGAGCCGGGCTACGTCCTGGAACCGGGGGAGGTGGTGGAGCGGGTGGAAGACTTTGAAACCAGTTGGAATTTCATCCCGCTGCTGGCGAGCTCCGTTTTAGCCGCCGCCCCGGAGCCGTGGCCGGAGCGGGGCGGCCCGGGTCCGCGTCCCAGGCTCCCCCCGGCGCTGCGCGCCTTCTCGCCGCTGTACCTGACGTCGGCTTTCCTCCGCGTGGAAAGAAACTACCGCTACCTTTTGAGCAAGGCAGCCAAGGTCCCGGGGAGCAGCGAGAAGGAAGCGGAAGAGTCGCTTCCCGTGGAGCCGCCGCCTCTGTCGCCACCGGCGGCGGCCAAGCGAGCCGCCGCCTTCGACCTGGAGATCGCCATCTGA
- the LOC144086947 gene encoding LOW QUALITY PROTEIN: protein-serine O-palmitoleoyltransferase porcupine-like (The sequence of the model RefSeq protein was modified relative to this genomic sequence to represent the inferred CDS: substituted 1 base at 1 genomic stop codon), whose translation MGGWSRQKFFRELATGCLLPTARQGAEQVWQLLLVCLLSRLLWMSGLPPPVKHLWAVGGGFYVLYLFFELHMVWVVLLSLLCYLFLFLCRHSSTRGAFLSVTVFVYLLLGELHMMDTSDWHKMRGSQMVVAMKAVSLALDLDRGELTRVPSPLQFMGYIYCVGTVVFGPWVSFSSYLEALEGRRLSFAWFFKTCWSWLKSQCFLMFSNCVAPYLFPYFVPVYGERLLRRXARILQPVSPRWLMAYENTLSFHASNYFLAHLSETTATLSGVGFSQEKDHLRWDLTVSRPLEVEFPRSVGQAASSWNLPVTRFLRTYVFERAVHFGTFWAIMLTYGAAALLHGLSFHLCAVLASLGWTTYVEHVLRKRLATLLDACVLAGKCGPDCGHRNQKALWVRAINLLFGILAVVHLTYLGSVFSSSVDYMEEDEDDFSHYAIQKWTELSWTSHWLTFAAWISYRLLL comes from the exons ATGGGAGGGTGGAGCCGCCAGAAGTTCTTCCGGGAACTGGCCACCGGCTGCCTTCTGCCCACGGCCCGCCAGGGGGCCGAGCAGGTGTGGCAACTGCTGCTGGTCTGCCTGCTGTCCCGCCTCCTCTGGATGTCAG GCCTGCCCCCGCCCGTCAAGCACCTGTGGGCGGTGGGCGGCGGCTTCTACGTCCTCTACCTCTTCTTTGAGCTGCACATGGTGTGGGTGGTCCTCCTCAGTCTCCTGTGCtacctcttcctcttcctgtgCCGCCACTCCAGCACCCGGGGCGCCTTCCTCTCCGTCACCGTCTTCGTCTACCTGCTGTTGGG AGAGCTTCACATGATGGATACCAGTGACTGGCACAAGATGAGAG GTTCTCAGATGGTGGTGGCCATGAAAGCCGTGTCGCTGGCCTTGGACTTGGACAGGGGGGAGCTGACCCGCGTCCCCTCGCCCCTCCAGTTCATGGGTTACATCTACTGCGTGGGGACGGTGGTCTTTGGGCCCTGGGTCAGCTTCAGCAGCTACCTGGAGGCTCTGGAAGGACGCCGGCTG AGCTTTGCCTGGTTCTTCAAAACGTGCTGGAGTTGGCTGAAGAGCCAGTGTTTTCTGATGTTCTCCAACTGCGTGGCGCCTTACCTCTTCCCTTATTTCGTTCCCGTCTACGGCGAGCGACTGCTGAGGAGGTGAGCCAGAATCC TCCAACCCGTTTCCCCCAGGTGGCTGATGGCCTACGAGAACACCCTGTCTTTCCACGCCAGCAACTACTTTCTGGCCCACTTGAGCGAAACCACCGCCACCCTGTCCGGGGTGGGCTTCAGCCAGGAGAAGGACCACCTCCGATG GGACCTAACCGTTTCCCGACcactggaggtggagttccctCGCTCGGTGGGGCAAGCCGCCTCCTCCTGGAATCTTCCCGTCACGCGCTTCCTGCGGACCT ATGTGTTTGAGAGGGCCGTCCATTTTGGGACCTTCTGGGCCATCATGCTGACCTACGGGGCCGCCGCCCTCCTACAC GGTTTGAGTTTCCACCTGTGCGCCGTGCTGGCCTCGCTGGGCTGGACCACGTACGTGGAGCACG TTCTGCGCAAGAGGCTAGCCACGCTTTTGGACGCCTGCGTCCTGGCCGGGAAATGCGGGCCTGACTGCGGACACCGGAACCAAAAG GCCTTGTGGGTGCGCGCCATCAACTTGCTTTTCGGCATCCTGGCCGTTGTCCATCTGACCTACCTGGGTTCCGTCTTCTCCTCCAGCGTGGACTACATGGAGGAAGATGAG GACGACTTCAGCCATTACGCCATTCAGAAGTGGACGGAACTGAGTTGGACGAGCCATTGGCTGACATTTGCGGCCTGGATATCGTACCGTCTCCTCCTTTAG